A single window of Pyrus communis chromosome 10, drPyrComm1.1, whole genome shotgun sequence DNA harbors:
- the LOC137747017 gene encoding uncharacterized protein yields MRKRPGSEPAEEEGSAAKKQRHLAAEQVISDDVETVPSKANDWKLEELAKLVNKDWPIVPAAGAAAVTFVENPYSQPWVFQALPSSYVTINLNEESCGPSFSDSVSTVMASVDLGGLYGISKEVLGLESEKWLMEEVEEASGLYGLTEEVIGLESLKFVMAEEKEASEFGCASGETKELARGGWAGVEMDWDDAALARFIGEDGDLPEGCVE; encoded by the coding sequence ATGCGCAAGAGACCCGGAAGCGAACcggcggaggaggaggggaGCGCCGCGAAGAAGCAGCGACATCTGGCGGCGGAACAAGTGATAAGCGACGACGTTGAGACTGTGCCCTCCAAGGCAAACGACTGGAAGCTCGAGGAGCTCGCGAAGCTCGTGAACAAAGACTGGCCGATCGTGCCCGCTGCAGGTGCCGCAGCGGTGACTTTCGTCGAGAACCCGTACTCGCAGCCCTGGGTGTTCCAAGCGCTGCCGTCGTCATACGTCACGATCAACCTCAACGAGGAGAGCTGCGGGCCGTCGTTCTCGGACTCAGTGTCGACGGTCATGGCGAGCGTCGACCTCGGCGGGTTGTACGGCATTTCGAAGGAGGTGCTGGGGTTGGAGTCCGAGAAGTGGTTgatggaggaggtggaggaggctAGCGGTTTGTACGGACTTACAGAGGAGGTTATCGGTTTGGAATCTTTGAAGTTCGTAATGGCGGAGGAGAAAGAGGCGAGTGAGTTCGGCTGTGCGTCTGGTGAAACAAAAGAGTTGGCTCGTGGTGGTTGGGCGGGGGTGGAGATGGACTGGGACGATGCTGCGCTGGCGAGGTTTATCGGGGAAGACGGAGACTTACCTGAAGGGTGTGTTGAGTAG